In Deltaproteobacteria bacterium PRO3, the sequence ATCGCCATCGCGGTGATGGTGTTGATCATCGAGAGCGAGTCGGCCCCCGCGGCTTCGACGTTTTTGGCGATCTCGACGATGGAGGTCACATTGGGCGAGAGCTTGACCATCAGGTGGCGACGGAAGGCGCGGCGCACGGCCTCGGTGACCTTGGCGGCCATCTTCGGGTCGTTGCCGAACTCCATCCCTCCCGCCTTCACGTTGGGGCAGGAAATGTTTAACTCGACGGCCTGCACCGAGGTGGCGTCGAGCATCCGGGCGATCTCGACGTACTCGTCCAAGGTGTTGCCGAAGATGTTGGCGATCACCACCACGCCCCGCTTTTCCAAAAAGGGCAGCTTGTCGCGGATGAAGGCCTCGATGCCGACGTTCTGCAGGCCGATCGCGTTGATCATCCCGGAGGGCGTCTCGACGATGCGGGGCATGGGATTGCCCTCGCGGGGCTTGAGGCTCAGTCCCTTGGTGCTGACCGCGCCGAGCTTCTCGACCGGAAAATAGTCGTTGAGCTCCTCCCCGTAGCCGAAGGTGCCGGAGGCGGCGATCATCGGGTTCTTCAGGCTTAAATTTCCCAGTTGGACGGACAGATCGACCATATCAAAACTTCAGGCATTCTCCGGCAAAGACCGGCCCCTCGATGCAGGCGCGGCGATAGCGCCCGGCTTGATCCTTCACCACGCAGCCCAGACAGACGCCGGTGCCGCAGCCCATGGTCTCCTCGACGGAGAGCTCGCAGGGGACGCCGCGCGGGAGGGCCCAAGACTGCACCGCGTGCAAGAGGCCCAGGGGGCCGCAGGACCAGACGACGGCGGGGGAGCTTTCGGCGTAGACCTTGGCGAGGAGCTCGGTCACCCGCCCCCGCTCGCCTTGCGAGCCGTCCTCGGTGGTAATGTGTAACTTTACCTCTAGTTCATTAAGCTCTTGTAAATAAAGCAAATCATGCGCACGCCTAGCCCCGTAGAAAAGGTGGAGCACCCGGCCCTGGGCCTTCAGCCGTTTCGCCTGCTGCAGGAAGGGCGCGATGCCGTAACCGCCGGCGACGCCGACGCGGTCGCCTTCCGCCGCCACGTCCTCGAAGCCCCGGCCCAACGGGCCCAGCAGACGCAGCGACTGTCCGGTCGCGACCTTGGAGAGGGCCTCGGTGCCCCGCCCCACCACCTTATACAGGATCTCGGTGGTGCCGCCGAGCTGGCGGGCGAAGCTGAAGGGGCGGCGCAAGAGGACGCCGTCTTGGCGAGGGACCTCGAGCATGCCGAACTGGCCCGGAACGAAGGACTCCCAGCCGGTCTCCAAACCGATCCGGAAATATCCCTCCTGCAGGGCTACGTGATAGGCGACTTGGCAAAGCTTGTCTTTCACTCCAAGACCTTCTTCATGATGATGGCGTCCTCCTGGTTGTCGCTGTAGTAGCGACGCCGGACACC encodes:
- a CDS encoding dihydroorotate dehydrogenase translates to MVDLSVQLGNLSLKNPMIAASGTFGYGEELNDYFPVEKLGAVSTKGLSLKPREGNPMPRIVETPSGMINAIGLQNVGIEAFIRDKLPFLEKRGVVVIANIFGNTLDEYVEIARMLDATSVQAVELNISCPNVKAGGMEFGNDPKMAAKVTEAVRRAFRRHLMVKLSPNVTSIVEIAKNVEAAGADSLSMINTITAMAINTKTRRPMIANRVGGLSGPAIRPIAVRMVAQTYPEVKIPIVGIGGIVNANDALEFFIAGAAAVQVGTATFMAPDACSRILDELEAYLVASGIASLRELTGTLQP
- a CDS encoding dihydroorotate dehydrogenase electron transfer subunit, with the translated sequence MKDKLCQVAYHVALQEGYFRIGLETGWESFVPGQFGMLEVPRQDGVLLRRPFSFARQLGGTTEILYKVVGRGTEALSKVATGQSLRLLGPLGRGFEDVAAEGDRVGVAGGYGIAPFLQQAKRLKAQGRVLHLFYGARRAHDLLYLQELNELEVKLHITTEDGSQGERGRVTELLAKVYAESSPAVVWSCGPLGLLHAVQSWALPRGVPCELSVEETMGCGTGVCLGCVVKDQAGRYRRACIEGPVFAGECLKF